In one Oncorhynchus masou masou isolate Uvic2021 chromosome 23, UVic_Omas_1.1, whole genome shotgun sequence genomic region, the following are encoded:
- the tspan5a gene encoding tetraspanin-5a isoform X1, whose amino-acid sequence MSGKHFKGHEVSCCIKYFIFGFNIIFWLLGVAFLGIGLWAWNEKGVLSNISSITDLGGFDPVWLFLVTGGVMFILGFAGCIGALRENTLLLKFFSVFLGIIFFLELTAGVLAFVFKDWIKDQLNFFINNNIRAYRDDIDLQNLIDFTQEYWECCGAFGADDWNLNIYFNCTDTNPSREKCGVPFSCCTKDPAEDVINTQCGYDVRAKTDAEQKTYIHVKGCVPQFEKWLQDNLTVVAGIFIGVALLQIFGICLAQNLVSDIEAVRASCLFT is encoded by the exons TTGCTGGGTGTGGCCTTCCTTGGAATCGGACTATGGGCATGGAATGAGAAG GGTGTTCTCTCCAACATCTCGTCCATCACAGACCTGGGGGGCTTTGACCCTGTCTGGCTCTTCCTGGTGACGGGAGGGGTCATGTTTATCCTGGGCTTCGCCGGCTGCATCGGAGCGCTGAGGGAAAACACCTTACTGCTCAAGTTT TTCTCTGTATTCCTGGGGATCATCTTCTTCCTGGAGCTGACGGCTGGAGTGTTGGCCTTTGTCTTTAAGGACTGGATCAAGGACCAGCTCAACTTCTTCATCAACAATAACATCCGGGCGTACCGTGATGACATCGACCTCCAGAACCTCATAGACTTCACACAGGAATAT TGGGAGTGTTGCGGCGCATTCGGAGCGGACGACTGGAACCTCAACATTTACTTCAACTGCACGGACACCAACCCCAGTCGGGAGAAATGTGGCGTtcccttctcctgctgcaccaAGGATCCTGCG GAGGATGTGATAAACACGCAGTGTGGCTATGACGTACGAGCCAAAACG GATGCAGAGCAGAAGACCTACATCCATGTGAAAGGCTGTGTGCCACAGTTTGAGAAGTGGCTACAGGACAACCTGACAGTGGTGGCTGGGATCTTCATAGGAGTTGCACTGTTACAG ATATTTGGAATATGTTTGGCACAAAACTTAGTGAGTGACATTGAAGCTGTGAGAGCAAGCTG TTTGTTTACCTGA
- the tspan5a gene encoding tetraspanin-5a isoform X2, with translation MSGKHFKGHEVSCCIKYFIFGFNIIFWLLGVAFLGIGLWAWNEKGVLSNISSITDLGGFDPVWLFLVTGGVMFILGFAGCIGALRENTLLLKFFSVFLGIIFFLELTAGVLAFVFKDWIKDQLNFFINNNIRAYRDDIDLQNLIDFTQEYWECCGAFGADDWNLNIYFNCTDTNPSREKCGVPFSCCTKDPAEDVINTQCGYDVRAKTDAEQKTYIHVKGCVPQFEKWLQDNLTVVAGIFIGVALLQIFGICLAQNLVSDIEAVRASWVPPPSLSMRRPPPHSGKKGSAYYA, from the exons TTGCTGGGTGTGGCCTTCCTTGGAATCGGACTATGGGCATGGAATGAGAAG GGTGTTCTCTCCAACATCTCGTCCATCACAGACCTGGGGGGCTTTGACCCTGTCTGGCTCTTCCTGGTGACGGGAGGGGTCATGTTTATCCTGGGCTTCGCCGGCTGCATCGGAGCGCTGAGGGAAAACACCTTACTGCTCAAGTTT TTCTCTGTATTCCTGGGGATCATCTTCTTCCTGGAGCTGACGGCTGGAGTGTTGGCCTTTGTCTTTAAGGACTGGATCAAGGACCAGCTCAACTTCTTCATCAACAATAACATCCGGGCGTACCGTGATGACATCGACCTCCAGAACCTCATAGACTTCACACAGGAATAT TGGGAGTGTTGCGGCGCATTCGGAGCGGACGACTGGAACCTCAACATTTACTTCAACTGCACGGACACCAACCCCAGTCGGGAGAAATGTGGCGTtcccttctcctgctgcaccaAGGATCCTGCG GAGGATGTGATAAACACGCAGTGTGGCTATGACGTACGAGCCAAAACG GATGCAGAGCAGAAGACCTACATCCATGTGAAAGGCTGTGTGCCACAGTTTGAGAAGTGGCTACAGGACAACCTGACAGTGGTGGCTGGGATCTTCATAGGAGTTGCACTGTTACAG ATATTTGGAATATGTTTGGCACAAAACTTAGTGAGTGACATTGAAGCTGTGAGAGCAAGCTG GGtgcccccgccctctctctccatgcgCCGACCCCCGCCTCACTCTGGAAAGAAAGGGTCTGCGTACTACGCGTGA